Part of the Carnobacterium pleistocenium FTR1 genome is shown below.
GACAAATCGTTAATTCAACCATCTTACATACCTCCTTGAATATACCCTTGATTTGCTAACTCTTTACGCAATTGTAAGACAGCAGTATAAGTAGCTAGAACGTATATTTTTTTCGTTGGAGCATTTTTAAAATTTTTGATTATTTCAGGAATACTTGGAATGACTTGGAGTTCTTCTTCAGGAATGCCAGCTACTTCTAAGCGAGCCGAGATATCTTCCACTCGTTCGCCACCAACAGTAACTGCTTTTATATTCATATCCGTAACGATTTCATAATTGGCATCCCAAATCCAGCTGACATCTGTTCCATCAGCATAATTAGCATTTAAAATAGAAACAAGCGAAAACGGTTCTGGATCAAGTTTCATCATTTCTAAGACTTGATTTAACCCAACTGGATTTTTCACCAAATTGATGGTAACTTCTTTGTCTTCGATCTGAATGACTTCTTGACGACCAAAAACACGTTTTGATGCGGCAAATCCGGCACGAATTTGATCCGTAGAGACATCTAAAATACGGCCAACACTATAGGCAGCTAAAGCATTGTAGATATTGTATTGTCCACCGATTTTAATTTCAAAATCTTCTCCTTCAATTTTAAAGCTAGAAGATTCGTGATCCATATGAGTCAATTCCGTTAAACGATATGTTAAATCTGGACGCTTGAAATCGCAATTCGGGCAATAGTATTTTCCAAGATTGCTGTAAGTTAAAAATTTATAATGTAAAATGTTGTTGCAGATCGGGCATAATACGCCATCTGTGTTGTAATGAGCTTTCGATTCCCCATCTGGAAGATGGTCAAAACCAAAGTAAACGCGTTTATTAACGGTCTCTTTAGAATTAAAAATGGGCGCGTCGCCATTGCTGACGATCAAAGCATCAGGTGCTAAAGCTGCACCATTCAGCATCATTTGATAAGTCGTGTAAATTTCCCCATAACGGTCCATTTGATCACGAAAAACATTTGTAAAAATGATTGCTTTCGGTTTAATATATTTCGTCACATGGATCAAACTAGCTTCATCAACTTCAAGAACAGCCGCTTTTTTCTCACCATTTTTTGTGTAAGAGTGATGCTCAAGAAAAGTTGAGATGATCCCTTGTAGCATATTTGCTCCAGTGGGATTTGTGATGATTTCAGGGTATTTTTGTTTCAACACTTGATAGGTTAAAGCGGTCGTCAACGTTTTACCATTTGTTCCCGTAACGATAACCACATCATAATTTCTTGATAAAGTACCTAATACGGTAGGATCTATTTTTTGTGTTAGCTGACCAGGGTAACTACTTCCACCTTTAAGAAAAGTATGAAGTCCCCATCTCGTTGTTCTTCCTACTGCGATGGCAAATGCACTACGTATACTCAATTGAGTTTCCTCCAATTACTTAAAATACTTTTTTTGCTACTTTAGATATTCTAGCATATATTTCTTGTGAAATTGTTAAATATTCTCTAACTTGTCCTTTAAAGGCAAAATTCAGCTCTTTTTTTCTATTTGGTGTAAGAATCTTCTATTATAAAGGTAGGATAGAGGGCTTCACTTTTGGTTGGTTTTAACGTATAATTCATAATGGATTCCTACGAGAGAAAAGAGGAAAAACGATATGGCACAACTTTTTTTTAAATACGGAGCAATGAACAGTGGAAAGACGATTGAAATTTTAAAAGTAGCCTATAACTATGAAGAACAAAATAAGCCGGTAGCAATCATGACTAGCGGTTTAGATGATCGAGATGAGATTGGGCTAGTATCAAGTCGGATCGGTTTAAGACGTGAAGGTATTGCTATATTTGAAGAAACCAATATTTTTGAAACGATCAAAGCATTAAAAGATGTCCCTGCATGTGTATTGATCGATGAATCGCAATTTTTGACAAAAGAGCATGTGCTCCAATTGGCTCATATTGTAGATGAATTAGAAATTCCAGTTATGGCATTTGGATTGAAAAATGATTTTAAAAATGAATTGTTTGAAGGCTCAAAATACCTATTGCTATACGCAGATAAGATTGAAGAAATGAAAACAATTTGCTGGTACTGCCATAAAAAAGCAACGATGAACATGCGTATGATCGATGGAAAGCCCGTTTATTCAGGAGAACAAATCCAAATAGGGGGCAATGAAAGTTACTTTCCGGTATGTCGCAAACATTACTTCAATCCCCTATTGAAGGACGATTTGTAACGTTAGTGGTGTTGCGAAAGAAGCACCGCTAAAGACACAACGATACAATAGGCTTAGAAGAAGAGGAGAATAACTATGTTTGATAGATTAGAAAGCGTTGAAGGACGTTACGAAGAATTAAATGAATTGCTCAGTGACCCAGAGGTTGTTACTGATACAAAACGATTGATGAAACTGACGAAAGAAGAAGCAGCAATTCGCGAGACTGTTGCAACTTATCGCCGTTACAAAGAAGTTGGTCAAGCTATTTCTGACACTGAAGAAATGCTTGGTGAAAAATTAGACAATGAAATGGCTGAAATGGCTAAAGAAGAATTAAGTGATTTAAAAAAAGAAAAAACAGAGATCGAAGAAGCGATGAAAGTTTTGATGTTGCCTAAAGATGAAAATGACGATCGTAATATCATCATGGAAATTCGTGGAGCCGCTGGTGGAGATGAAGCCCAATTGTTTGCTGGGGATTTGTTTAATATGTATCAAAAATATGCTGATGCACAAGGTTGGAGAACTGAAGTTTTAGCTGCTAATATTACGGATATCGGTGGATACAAAGAGATCACTTTAATGATCACGGGAGAAAATGTTTATTCTAAATTAAAATATGAAAACGGCGCTCACCGTGTTCAACGGATCCCTTCAACTGAATCGCAAGGCCGTATCCATACCTCAACTGCGACAGTAGTGGTCATGCCGGAAGCTGAAGAAGTGGAATTGAATCTGCCAGATAAAGACATCCGGACAGATATCTACCACGCAAGTGGAGCTGGTGGACAGCACGTTAATAAAACCGCTTCTGCCGTTCGGTTGACGCATTTACCTACAGGAATCGCTGTGGCAATGCAAGACGAACGTTCGCAAATTAAAAACCGTGAGAAGGCAATGAAAGTATTGCGTGCCAGAGTGTTTGATCATATCCGACAAGCAGCTCAAAGTGAGTATGATGCAGAACGGAAATCAGCTATTGGAACGGGAGATCGTTCGGAACGCATCCGTACCTATAATTTCCCACAAAGTCGAGTGACCGATCACCGTATCGGATTAACGATTCAAAAATTGGATCAAATTCTATCGGGTAAATTAGATGAAATTGTTGATGCGTTGATTTTGAATGATCAAACAGCCAAAATGGAGCAATTGCAACATGAAGAGTAAAGCAACCTATAGAGAAGTCCTGAAATGGGCTTCTTCTTTTTTAGAAATGTGTAAAAGAGAACCCAATGCTGCTGAACTTTTATTAAAAGAACGGCTAAACTGGACTAAAACAGACGTTATGATGCAGTTAAATGAAGTGATGCCCTCGGATGTGAAACACCAGCTGTTACAAGATGTTTCCAACCATGGTTCAGGGATGCCTGTTCAACAAATACTAGGATATGGCTGGTTTTATGAACGTAAATTTAAAGTAACTAAAGATACATTGATTCCGCGACCGGAAACAGAAGAAATTGTGGATAAATTTTTGAAGGAAACGTTTTCGGATCAAAAATTATCAGTTTTAGATATTGGAACGGGTTCAGGAATCATTGGGATCACCATCAAAAAAGAGCGACCTCTTTTTGAAGTAACGGCGACTGACTTATCCTCTAGAGCTCTAAAGGTGGCCCAAGAAAATGCTGCCTTATTACAGGCAGAAGTTCGTTTTCTAGCAGGTGATTTGACCCAACCGGTAAAAGGAGAAACGTTCGATGTTATTCTCTCGAACCCGCCATATATTTCAAATGATGAGATCAGCCTTATGGATGAGAGTGTTTTACATTATGAACCGCATGTAGCCTTATTTGCTGAAAATGATGGATTAGCCATTTATCAAAGATTAGCTGAAGAAACGCCAGCTATTTTAAATCCAGGTGGTGAAATTTTATTAGAGATTGGATTTAAACAAGGGGAGAGAGTTCAAAAAATTTTTCAACAGGCTTTCCCTAATGCTAAAGTGACCATTGAAAAAGATATGAGTCGAAATGACCGCTTGATCCGAGTTAAAACGAGCTAAAAAATTCAACATAGTTATAGAACCAGAATGATTTTTTTGAAATGAACGGAGGACTAATTGTGGAAACTATTATCTATCGACCTTCAGAAGTATTTAAAGCGGCTCTAAAACTGCAACAAGGTGAACTGATTTCTTTTCCTACAGAAACCGTTTATGGATTAGGAGCAGATGCCACAAATGAAGCAGCAGTAAAAAAAGTTTATTCAGCAAAGGGAAGACCGACTGATAATCCTTTGATCGTGCATGTTTGGGCAATCGAAGAAGTTGAGCAGTATGTCCAAGAAGTACCTGAAGTAGCTAAGAAATTGATGAAGGCTTTCTGGCCGGGACCATTGACGTTGATTTTTAAAGTTAGAGAACATGTTTTTGCACCAACCGTTACGGCAGGTTTGGATAGTGTAGCCATACGGATGCCGGATAACGCGTTAACGTTGCAGTTGATCCGAGAGTCGGGAAAACCACTTGTCGGACCTAGCGCCAACACTTCTGGTAAACCCAGTCCAACATCGGCAGAACATGTTTTCCATGATTTGAAAGGAAAAATAGCTGGTGTGCTAGATGATGGGGAAACAGGGGTAGGATTAGAATCAACGGTTCTAGACATCACAGATCCGGATAGCCCTATGATTTTGCGGCCAGGTGCAACGACGAAAGAAGCTTTGGAGCAGGTTATTGGGACGGTTTATGTCGATCGACACCTGTTGTCAAGCGATGAGGCACCTAAAGCTCCAGGGATGAAATACACCCATTATAGTCCAAATGAACCGGTAGTGATCGTCACTGGGGATAAGAGCGTATGGGAGAAAGCAATTGAAACGTATCAAAGGCAAGGGGAGAAAATTGGACTATTAGCAGATCAAGAGATTTTGCACCAATTTCAAGCAAATGTAAGTGCTATCTATTCATTAGGCGAAAATAAAAATATCAATGAGGCTTCAAGATTGTTATACTCAGGACTAAGGTCTTTTGAAACAACAGAGGCCACAATAATTTTAGCCCAAGCGTATACTCAAAATGGTTTGGGAGAAGCGTATATGAATCGGCTCCAAAAGGCAGCAGGCAATCATTTTTTTGAACAAGAGTAGATCAAAAAAGTTAAGCAAGCTAGTAAGTAAGTAAGTAAGTAAGTAAGTAAGTAGCAATTAAAACTATTGAGGGATGTGGTTGGTTTATGAAGAACAACATGAATTTTGATAATGAAGTATTTGAAGCTATTGAAAAAGAAAACAATCGTCAAGAGCAGAATATTGAATTAATTGCCTCAGAAAACTTTGTATCTGAAGCAGTACTAGCCGCACAAGGAAGCATTTTAACTAATAAGTATGCAGAAGGCTATCCTGGAAAAAGATATTATGGTGGCTGTGAGTTTGTCGACGTTATTGAAAATCTAGCTATTGAGCGGGCACAAAAACTTTTCGGAGCTGAATATGTAAATGTTCAACCCCATTCAGGTTCTGGTGCAAATATGGCAGCTTTCAATGCTTTATTGACTCCTGGAGATACTGTATTGGGAATGGATCTAACACATGGCGGACATTTAACACATGGTTCTCCTGTAAATTTCAGCGGAAAAACTTATCATTTTATTTCTTATGGTGTAGATAAAGAAACAGAAGAACTAGATTACGAAGTGATTCAGGGTCTTGCCAAGCAACATCAGCCGAAATTGATCATCGCTGGAGCGAGTGCCTACTCTAGAAAAATAGATTTTGCACGCTTTAGAGCAATAGCAGATGAAGTTGGAGCATACTTGATGGTCGATATGGCTCATATAGCCGGATTAGTTGCCGCCGGATTACATCAAAATCCAATTCCCTTTGCAGATGTCGTCACAACGACAACCCATAAAACGTTAAGAGGACCACGCGGTGGAATGATTTTAGCTAAAGAAAAATACCGTAAAGCTTTAAATAGTGCCATTTTTCCTGGCATTCAAGGTGGACCATTGGAACACGTTATCGCAGCTAAAGCCGTTGCATTAAAAGAAGCGTCTGCTCCAGAATTCAAAGTTTATGCAGCTCAAGTCATTAAAAATGCAAAAGCAATGGAAGCCGTTTTTACCGCATCTAAAGGTCATTTGATAAGTGGCGGAACTGACAACCACTTGTTGTTATTCGATGTCACAAACTTTGGTCTAAATGGCAAACAAGCGGAAGTTCTTTTAGATAACGTAGGCATTACGGTCAATAAAAATACGATTCCATTTGAAACGTTGAGTCCTTTTAAAACAAGCGGCATTCGAATTGGAACGCCTGCTATTACAACAAGAGGCTTTGATGAAGAAGCTTCTAAAAAAGTGGCAGAATTGATTATTGAAACATTGACAGCTAATGGAGATGCTGAAAAAATGGAAGCTATCCAAACGCAAGTTCATCAATTAACTGCTAAACACCCTTTATATGATTCAAAAAGTAAATAGCCTTAAATTAGTAGAACAAATAGAATGAAAAAACCGTTAAAAAGGTAGCACTGAAAGCTGATATCCTTTACAATGGAAATGTTTAAAAATACTGAAAAATGAGGGCTGAATACAATGTCGAAAGTTCAAGTTATGGATCATCCATTAATCCAACACAAATTAACCATTCTTCGCGATAAGAATACCGGAACGAAAGATTTTAGAGAAGCAGTTAATGAAATTGCACGTTTAATGGCATTTGAAGTCTCTAGAGATATGCCTTTACAAGATGTAGAAATCGAAACTCCTTTAGTAAAATCTGTTCAAAAGAAATTGGCTGGTAAAAAAGTTGCGATCATTCCGATTCTAAGAGCTGGATTGGGTATGGTCGATGGAATGTTAGATTTAATTCCTGCGGCAAAAGTTGGACACGTTGGAATGTACCGTGACCATGAAACTTTGGAACCGGTAGAGTATTTCGTTAAATTGCCATCAGATATCAATGAACGTTTATTACTAGTTGTTGATCCAATGCTTGCTACAGGTGGATCAGCTATTGCAGCAATCGATTCATTGAAAAAACGTGGAGCTACAACGATAAAATTTGTCTGCCTAGTTGCAGCTCCAGAAGGTGTAGCAGCTTTAGAAAAAGCTCATCCTGATGTAGATATTTTTACAGCAGCTTTAGATGAACGGTTAGATGAAAATGGCTATATTTTACCTGGACTAGGAGATGCCGGCGATCGATTATTCGGCACAATGTAATAGCAACAAAGAAAATATATCACCTTTAACCGATAAATAAACAACCAACCATAAAAAGAGTTACAAACTAAATTATAGTTTGTAGCTCTTTTTTTTGTTTTCCCAATGTAATTTTTCTTATTAAGGTGGTCTAAAAAGTTGGAGTTCGGATAAAGCTAAAATAGTTTTCATTTCTCCTATGATATTTAAATAGAAAATATAAAAAGTTAATGAAAAAAGACAAAAATGAGAATGCTCAATTTTGTTTTTTTACAAATGTAATAAAAAAAGATGAATTTAATAGAAAAAAAGTGAATAAAAAGGAGATATAGTGAAAAAGAGAACGAATACAAAACCTATTTAATATTTAAGACATAAACGGACGCCTGAAAATTGTCATTTAATAAAATGGGAGATAGATTAAAAAGAATGTTTTTAAAGCAAATCAATACAAAAAAGATAGAAATCTGCAGACTATTTTTTGAAATTAAATGCTTGGAAAACGCTTAGTGGTAACGATTTGTTGAAAATTAGAAATGTTTTTCATTTTCTTTTTGTATTTTAAATCGAATGGTGGTATGATAACAAATGCCAGTGAAAAAAGAGGAATTGTTTTAGGAATTAGTCAGTATTTTTTACATTGCTAAATGAATCAAAGTGAATTTTACTTAATCCATTTGAATAGGAAAGAAAGCTAGTATATGCTAAAATGAGCATGTGAAATCAGTGGAATAATAATTTTCACAAAATGTATTTCTCAATTTGTTATTTGCAATTATAGATTTTAATTATGGAAAGAGGTGAACGTTGTGGATCACGAAAATCCGATTGTTACGTTGTTTGGCTTAGGTTTTAATGTCACCAATACAATCGTAACAGTATCAGCGTGCGTGATTGTATTCTTGATTGCGTTTATTTGTACGAGAAATTTACAAATAAAGCCAACAGGTAAGCAGAATTTTATTGAATGGGTAGTCGATTTTACTGGAAACATTGCTTCAAGTGCGATGTCTAAGCAACAATCAGAAAAATTCAGATTACTAGGTTTTACGATTTTAACATTTGTATTTGTCTCAAATATGATGGGGCTACCTTTAATGCTAACGATTGATGGTTATCAAATGTGGAAAAGTCCAACGGCTGATCCAGTAATCACATTAACATTAGCAGCTATGGTAATTGTCATGACACATTATTTTGGAGTGCAAGAACAAGGAGCAAAAAACTACTTTATGAATAGTTTTGTTAGACCAGTTCCTTTCTTATTTCCAATTAAAATCTTTGAAGAATTTACAAATACATTAACTTTAGCGCTACGTCTTTATGGAAACATTTATGCTGGAGAAATTTTACTTGGATTGATCGCTTCTTTAGCTCAAAGCCAAGGAGTATTCACTTGGATAGTTGGTATTCCTTTAGGAATGGCATGGCAAGGATTCTCTATCTTTATCGGAAGTATACAAGCATTTGTTTTTACAACACTGACGATGGTTTATCTTTCTCATAAAGTTGAACACGAAGAGAGTACAGAACATCTGAAAGAAGCAGCATAAGGTAATCAAATTGAAATAGTATCAATATCAATAATAAACAAGCAGAAATAGTAAAGATAAGTATTAGGAGGAAATAGATTATGGGTTTAATAGGAGCAGCAATAGCAGTAGCAGGAGCAGCCATTGGGGCAGCACTAGGTTCAAGTAAGGTTGTAGCAAAAACAATTGAATCAATCGCACGTCAACCAGAAATGAAAGGTCAATTACAAACATTAATGTATATCGGTGTTGGATTAGTAGAAGCTATTCCAATCATGGCAGTTGTTATCGCCTTTATTTTAGTTTTCCAATAAAAATATTTTTTTAAAAATTGACAGGTAGAGAATAAACAGTCTCTTTACCTGTTCTTTTAAAGCACCATTGAAGTATAGGTGAAGGAGTGTGGAAAATGCTTAGTCCGTTGGTTGTAGGGCAAATAACAGTTGGAGATTCAATCGTTACTTTGGTCTCATTTCTACTATTAATGTTGGCATTGAAGAAGGTTGCTTGGAAACCTCTGATGGCAATGATGGAAAAACGAGAACAGTTGATTGCAAGAAATATTGATGATGCTGAATCAAAAAAATTAGACGCAGAACGATTGCTTAAAGAGCAACAACAACAATTAGAAGACACACGTAATAAAGCAAGTGCGGTTATTGAACAAGCTAGAGACACGGCTGATAAATTGGAAAAAGAACAATTGGCAGCTGCTAAAGTAGAAATTGCTCGATTAAAAGAAGAAGCAAGAAAATCAATAGAATTAGAAAGAAAACAAGCATTAGCAAGTGCACAAAATGATATCAGTCGTCTTTCTCTTGATATTGCTGAGAAATTGATTGGCAAAGAATTATCTAATGAAGGGCATGCTGAATTAATAGAAGAGTATATCGAAAGGTTGGCGAATAATAATGAAGTTAAATAGAAATA
Proteins encoded:
- the prfA gene encoding peptide chain release factor 1, whose protein sequence is MFDRLESVEGRYEELNELLSDPEVVTDTKRLMKLTKEEAAIRETVATYRRYKEVGQAISDTEEMLGEKLDNEMAEMAKEELSDLKKEKTEIEEAMKVLMLPKDENDDRNIIMEIRGAAGGDEAQLFAGDLFNMYQKYADAQGWRTEVLAANITDIGGYKEITLMITGENVYSKLKYENGAHRVQRIPSTESQGRIHTSTATVVVMPEAEEVELNLPDKDIRTDIYHASGAGGQHVNKTASAVRLTHLPTGIAVAMQDERSQIKNREKAMKVLRARVFDHIRQAAQSEYDAERKSAIGTGDRSERIRTYNFPQSRVTDHRIGLTIQKLDQILSGKLDEIVDALILNDQTAKMEQLQHEE
- the atpB gene encoding F0F1 ATP synthase subunit A, whose protein sequence is MDHENPIVTLFGLGFNVTNTIVTVSACVIVFLIAFICTRNLQIKPTGKQNFIEWVVDFTGNIASSAMSKQQSEKFRLLGFTILTFVFVSNMMGLPLMLTIDGYQMWKSPTADPVITLTLAAMVIVMTHYFGVQEQGAKNYFMNSFVRPVPFLFPIKIFEEFTNTLTLALRLYGNIYAGEILLGLIASLAQSQGVFTWIVGIPLGMAWQGFSIFIGSIQAFVFTTLTMVYLSHKVEHEESTEHLKEAA
- the glyA gene encoding serine hydroxymethyltransferase, which codes for MKNNMNFDNEVFEAIEKENNRQEQNIELIASENFVSEAVLAAQGSILTNKYAEGYPGKRYYGGCEFVDVIENLAIERAQKLFGAEYVNVQPHSGSGANMAAFNALLTPGDTVLGMDLTHGGHLTHGSPVNFSGKTYHFISYGVDKETEELDYEVIQGLAKQHQPKLIIAGASAYSRKIDFARFRAIADEVGAYLMVDMAHIAGLVAAGLHQNPIPFADVVTTTTHKTLRGPRGGMILAKEKYRKALNSAIFPGIQGGPLEHVIAAKAVALKEASAPEFKVYAAQVIKNAKAMEAVFTASKGHLISGGTDNHLLLFDVTNFGLNGKQAEVLLDNVGITVNKNTIPFETLSPFKTSGIRIGTPAITTRGFDEEASKKVAELIIETLTANGDAEKMEAIQTQVHQLTAKHPLYDSKSK
- a CDS encoding L-threonylcarbamoyladenylate synthase, whose amino-acid sequence is METIIYRPSEVFKAALKLQQGELISFPTETVYGLGADATNEAAVKKVYSAKGRPTDNPLIVHVWAIEEVEQYVQEVPEVAKKLMKAFWPGPLTLIFKVREHVFAPTVTAGLDSVAIRMPDNALTLQLIRESGKPLVGPSANTSGKPSPTSAEHVFHDLKGKIAGVLDDGETGVGLESTVLDITDPDSPMILRPGATTKEALEQVIGTVYVDRHLLSSDEAPKAPGMKYTHYSPNEPVVIVTGDKSVWEKAIETYQRQGEKIGLLADQEILHQFQANVSAIYSLGENKNINEASRLLYSGLRSFETTEATIILAQAYTQNGLGEAYMNRLQKAAGNHFFEQE
- a CDS encoding thymidine kinase, coding for MAQLFFKYGAMNSGKTIEILKVAYNYEEQNKPVAIMTSGLDDRDEIGLVSSRIGLRREGIAIFEETNIFETIKALKDVPACVLIDESQFLTKEHVLQLAHIVDELEIPVMAFGLKNDFKNELFEGSKYLLLYADKIEEMKTICWYCHKKATMNMRMIDGKPVYSGEQIQIGGNESYFPVCRKHYFNPLLKDDL
- a CDS encoding Mur ligase family protein, producing MSIRSAFAIAVGRTTRWGLHTFLKGGSSYPGQLTQKIDPTVLGTLSRNYDVVIVTGTNGKTLTTALTYQVLKQKYPEIITNPTGANMLQGIISTFLEHHSYTKNGEKKAAVLEVDEASLIHVTKYIKPKAIIFTNVFRDQMDRYGEIYTTYQMMLNGAALAPDALIVSNGDAPIFNSKETVNKRVYFGFDHLPDGESKAHYNTDGVLCPICNNILHYKFLTYSNLGKYYCPNCDFKRPDLTYRLTELTHMDHESSSFKIEGEDFEIKIGGQYNIYNALAAYSVGRILDVSTDQIRAGFAASKRVFGRQEVIQIEDKEVTINLVKNPVGLNQVLEMMKLDPEPFSLVSILNANYADGTDVSWIWDANYEIVTDMNIKAVTVGGERVEDISARLEVAGIPEEELQVIPSIPEIIKNFKNAPTKKIYVLATYTAVLQLRKELANQGYIQGGM
- the atpF gene encoding F0F1 ATP synthase subunit B — protein: MLSPLVVGQITVGDSIVTLVSFLLLMLALKKVAWKPLMAMMEKREQLIARNIDDAESKKLDAERLLKEQQQQLEDTRNKASAVIEQARDTADKLEKEQLAAAKVEIARLKEEARKSIELERKQALASAQNDISRLSLDIAEKLIGKELSNEGHAELIEEYIERLANNNEVK
- the upp gene encoding uracil phosphoribosyltransferase, whose translation is MSKVQVMDHPLIQHKLTILRDKNTGTKDFREAVNEIARLMAFEVSRDMPLQDVEIETPLVKSVQKKLAGKKVAIIPILRAGLGMVDGMLDLIPAAKVGHVGMYRDHETLEPVEYFVKLPSDINERLLLVVDPMLATGGSAIAAIDSLKKRGATTIKFVCLVAAPEGVAALEKAHPDVDIFTAALDERLDENGYILPGLGDAGDRLFGTM
- the atpE gene encoding F0F1 ATP synthase subunit C, which codes for MGLIGAAIAVAGAAIGAALGSSKVVAKTIESIARQPEMKGQLQTLMYIGVGLVEAIPIMAVVIAFILVFQ
- the prmC gene encoding peptide chain release factor N(5)-glutamine methyltransferase; translation: MKSKATYREVLKWASSFLEMCKREPNAAELLLKERLNWTKTDVMMQLNEVMPSDVKHQLLQDVSNHGSGMPVQQILGYGWFYERKFKVTKDTLIPRPETEEIVDKFLKETFSDQKLSVLDIGTGSGIIGITIKKERPLFEVTATDLSSRALKVAQENAALLQAEVRFLAGDLTQPVKGETFDVILSNPPYISNDEISLMDESVLHYEPHVALFAENDGLAIYQRLAEETPAILNPGGEILLEIGFKQGERVQKIFQQAFPNAKVTIEKDMSRNDRLIRVKTS